Proteins encoded within one genomic window of Thermococcus celer Vu 13 = JCM 8558:
- the aroB gene encoding 3-dehydroquinate synthase, protein MGVVIGKGSIKKLKSFVDELSPYKTAIITNTTLEKLWLGKILEQVSATPIVIPDGEEFKSLETARQIWKELLEIGFTRKSLIIGLGGGVVTDLAAFVASTFMRGTYLGLIPTTLLAQVDAAIGGKTGINFEGKNIIGTFYLPEFVITDPETLKTLPEVEILNGLGEVVKYGILDSGVYRKLKFFRGIDEGLIGECVNVKLRIVEKDMRERGRRRILNLGHTVGHAMEKVSGYRIKHGFAVSIGLMASALIAEKINGFDSGKVEELLDRFNLPKKHSFEPKELLKVMKMDKKAWYGRLVFVLPEDIGKVAVREVDEKTVSTVLEAMRDDSGHN, encoded by the coding sequence ATGGGGGTTGTAATCGGAAAAGGCAGCATTAAGAAGCTGAAAAGTTTTGTCGATGAGCTTTCCCCCTATAAAACAGCGATAATAACGAATACAACCCTTGAAAAGCTCTGGCTTGGGAAAATCCTGGAGCAAGTAAGTGCTACTCCAATCGTTATTCCCGATGGCGAGGAATTCAAAAGCCTTGAAACCGCCCGGCAGATATGGAAAGAGCTACTTGAGATTGGTTTCACAAGAAAGTCCTTGATAATTGGGCTTGGAGGCGGAGTTGTAACTGATCTGGCGGCTTTCGTCGCCTCTACCTTTATGAGGGGAACGTATCTGGGTCTGATTCCCACAACGCTCTTAGCTCAGGTTGATGCCGCCATAGGGGGGAAGACGGGGATAAATTTCGAGGGCAAAAACATCATCGGAACCTTCTATCTTCCAGAATTCGTTATAACCGACCCGGAAACACTGAAAACTCTCCCGGAGGTTGAAATCCTGAACGGACTCGGTGAAGTCGTCAAGTATGGGATTCTTGATTCAGGGGTTTACAGGAAGCTCAAATTCTTTAGAGGAATCGATGAAGGGTTAATTGGGGAATGCGTAAACGTGAAGCTAAGAATCGTTGAGAAGGATATGAGGGAAAGGGGAAGGAGGAGAATTTTGAATCTCGGTCACACCGTTGGGCATGCGATGGAAAAGGTTTCGGGTTACAGGATAAAGCACGGCTTTGCTGTCTCCATCGGCTTGATGGCAAGTGCACTGATAGCGGAAAAAATCAACGGCTTCGATTCTGGAAAAGTCGAAGAGTTGTTGGACAGATTTAATCTCCCAAAGAAGCACAGCTTTGAACCAAAAGAACTTCTGAAAGTCATGAAAATGGACAAAAAAGCCTGGTATGGGAGATTGGTTTTCGTCCTTCCGGAGGACATCGGAAAAGTTGCCGTAAGGGAAGTTGATGAGAAAACAGTTTCAACCGTTCTCGAGGCGATGAGGGATGATAGCGGGCACAATTAA